From a single Labrenzia sp. PHM005 genomic region:
- a CDS encoding NADP-dependent malic enzyme encodes MSADKPSSKTNVSFTDQEALQFHQQGRPGKLEITPTKPMATQRDLSLAYSPGVAVPVLAIADDPSRAYDYTTKGNLVAVISNGSAILGLGNLGALASKPVMEGKSVLFKRFADVDSIDLELDTQDVDEFINSVRYMGPSFGGINLEDIKAPDCFIIEQRLRELMDIPVFHDDQHGTAIIAAAGLINALHLTGRDMKDAKVVCNGAGAAGIACIELIKAMGVPNENVTLCDTKGVIYKGREEGMNQWKSAHAVETKARSLYDAMKGADVFFGVSVKGALTPDMLRVMAPNPIIFAMANPDPEITPEEAAEVRDDAIVATGRSDYPNQVNNVLGFPYIFRGALDVQATTINDDMKVACATALAELAREEVPDEVAAAYRGNRPKFGPQYIIPVPFDPRLIHAIPPAVAQAAMDSGVAQRPIVDMEAYKHQLSARRDPVAGTLQRIFTKVRQQPKRVVFAEGEEEPTIRAAASFVSQGLGEAILIGREDEIQSMADQAGVDINRPGITIQNARISDRNSDYAQYLYGRLQRRGYLLRDCQRMVNNDRNFWGAIMVARGDADAMVTGLTRNYSVALDTVRATIDPKPGHRVIGVSLALARGRTVLVADTAVIDMPNSEELADIAEEAAHVARKLGYEPRVAMLAYSTFGHPRGERSEKVIEAVKILDRRRVDFEYDGEMAADVALDTDRMAAYPFCRLTGPANVLVMPAFHSASISTKMLQELGGATVIGPLLVGFDKSIQIVPLGAKDSDIVNMAAIAAFNVT; translated from the coding sequence ATGTCCGCCGATAAACCGTCATCAAAGACAAACGTCAGTTTTACCGATCAGGAAGCCTTGCAATTTCACCAGCAAGGACGGCCCGGAAAGCTGGAAATCACTCCGACCAAACCAATGGCGACCCAGCGCGATTTGTCGCTGGCCTATTCACCTGGCGTGGCGGTGCCGGTGCTGGCGATCGCGGACGACCCAAGCCGTGCCTACGACTACACCACCAAGGGCAACCTGGTCGCGGTGATTTCCAACGGGTCAGCCATTCTGGGCCTCGGAAACCTTGGTGCGCTTGCCTCCAAACCCGTGATGGAAGGCAAGTCAGTTCTGTTCAAGCGGTTCGCAGACGTGGATTCCATCGACCTGGAACTGGATACCCAAGACGTCGATGAATTCATCAATTCGGTGCGTTACATGGGCCCGTCTTTCGGCGGCATCAATCTGGAAGATATTAAGGCACCGGATTGTTTCATCATCGAGCAGCGTTTGCGCGAGTTGATGGACATCCCAGTGTTCCATGACGATCAGCATGGCACGGCAATCATCGCGGCGGCAGGCCTCATCAATGCCCTGCATCTGACCGGTCGGGACATGAAGGATGCCAAGGTTGTTTGTAACGGCGCTGGCGCGGCCGGGATTGCCTGTATCGAACTTATCAAGGCAATGGGCGTCCCGAATGAGAATGTCACGCTGTGCGACACCAAAGGCGTGATCTACAAAGGCCGTGAAGAGGGCATGAACCAATGGAAGTCGGCGCATGCCGTCGAAACCAAGGCCCGCTCGCTTTATGACGCCATGAAGGGTGCAGATGTCTTCTTCGGCGTTTCGGTCAAAGGAGCGCTGACCCCGGATATGCTGCGCGTGATGGCACCGAACCCCATCATCTTTGCCATGGCCAATCCGGATCCGGAAATCACTCCGGAAGAAGCTGCGGAAGTTCGGGACGATGCCATTGTTGCCACTGGACGATCGGACTATCCGAACCAGGTCAACAACGTCCTTGGTTTTCCTTACATTTTCCGCGGTGCGCTGGATGTTCAGGCAACAACCATCAACGACGATATGAAAGTTGCCTGTGCCACTGCTTTGGCGGAACTTGCCCGCGAAGAAGTGCCCGATGAAGTGGCGGCGGCTTACCGCGGCAACCGGCCGAAATTCGGCCCGCAATACATTATCCCGGTCCCGTTCGATCCGCGCCTCATTCACGCGATCCCACCTGCGGTTGCTCAGGCAGCAATGGATTCTGGTGTTGCCCAGCGTCCAATCGTCGACATGGAAGCTTACAAACACCAGCTCTCGGCCCGCCGAGATCCGGTTGCTGGCACTTTGCAGCGGATCTTTACCAAGGTCCGCCAACAGCCGAAGCGCGTTGTGTTTGCAGAAGGTGAGGAAGAGCCGACCATCCGGGCTGCAGCAAGTTTCGTCAGTCAGGGGTTGGGCGAAGCTATTCTCATTGGCCGCGAAGACGAAATCCAATCGATGGCCGATCAGGCAGGTGTTGATATCAACCGGCCGGGTATTACTATCCAGAATGCCCGGATATCGGACCGAAATTCCGATTATGCCCAGTATCTCTATGGTCGTCTGCAGCGGCGCGGTTACTTGCTGCGGGACTGTCAGCGCATGGTAAACAACGACCGGAATTTCTGGGGTGCGATCATGGTGGCGCGTGGCGATGCCGACGCCATGGTGACTGGTCTCACCCGGAATTATTCGGTGGCGCTAGATACGGTTCGGGCGACCATTGATCCGAAACCGGGTCACCGCGTGATTGGCGTCTCTCTGGCGTTGGCTCGTGGGCGCACCGTTCTGGTTGCCGATACGGCGGTAATCGATATGCCGAATTCGGAAGAGCTGGCGGATATCGCTGAAGAAGCAGCCCATGTTGCCCGCAAGCTCGGTTATGAGCCGCGCGTCGCCATGCTCGCTTATTCCACCTTTGGCCACCCGCGGGGCGAGCGCTCGGAAAAGGTTATTGAGGCAGTGAAGATCCTCGACCGGCGCCGGGTTGATTTCGAATATGACGGTGAAATGGCTGCCGATGTGGCCCTCGACACAGACCGTATGGCGGCTTACCCATTCTGCCGGCTGACCGGACCGGCCAATGTCCTGGTGATGCCGGCGTTCCACTCTGCGTCGATTTCAACGAAGATGTTGCAGGAGTTGGGCGGTGCCACGGTCATTGGGCCACTTCTGGTCGGCTTCGACAAATCGATTCAGATCGTGCCGCTTGGCGCCAAGGATAGCGACATCGTCAACATGGCCGCAATTGCCGCGTTCAATGTGACGTAA
- the mutS gene encoding DNA mismatch repair protein MutS — MTQTNAQKPAPADTKVTPMMAQFIEIKTANPDSLLFYRMGDFYELFFEDAEVASRALGITLTKRGKHKGEDIPMCGVPVHAADDYLQKLIALGHRVSVCEQTEDPAEAKKRGSKSVVRRDVVRLVTPGTLTEERLLDAGTNNYLMALTRLKGGSLAGDAVYGLAWIDMSTGSFQVSETDHQRLAADLAQVSPKELILADNLLQEQELRQQAELSGGALSPVPRAFFDSSTAADRLAHYFGVKTLDGFGTFSRAELSAAAGILSYIEKTQLGERPPLDPPVREAGAGRMLIDPATRANLELARTLSGEKQGSLLSTIDRTVTGGGSRLLASRLAGPLVNVDAIQRRHDAVAFFLENEIMREGLRQTLKGAPDMARALSRIALNRGGPRDILSIAQGLAAARAVLDQTGATPSEIPAEIAAARASLDQAPHDLGAELVAAIKEEPPLLKRDGNFIATGYNADLDELRALRDESRKVIAKLQADYSEELGLRSLKIKHNNVLGWFIEAPTAQTEKLTADPSRFIHRQTMAGAMRFTTTELADLESKIASAGERSLAIELEIFDRLSQAIIDAGDAIKSAAQGLSILDVSGALAKLAQDENYSRPQVDDSRAFDIKGARHPVVELALKKAGGESFVANDANLGPEADEDIGHIWLITGPNMAGKSTFLRQNALIAVLAQMGSFVPAISAQIGVVDRLFSRVGAADDLARGRSTFMVEMVETAAILNQAGDRSLVILDEIGRGTATFDGLSIAWATIEHLHEVNKSRALFATHYHELTALSGKLERLSNATVSVKEWNGEVIFLHEIVPGAADRSYGIQVAKLAGLPATVVERSKQVLSQLEEQDRNAPSQNLIDELPLFATLAPPPSAAAASQEADPIHEALGGFDPDDMTPREALEALYKLKGLQVSEG; from the coding sequence ATGACCCAGACGAATGCGCAAAAACCGGCTCCGGCAGACACCAAAGTCACGCCGATGATGGCTCAATTCATCGAGATCAAAACCGCCAACCCGGATAGTCTTTTATTCTATCGGATGGGCGATTTTTATGAGCTTTTTTTTGAAGATGCTGAAGTCGCAAGCCGGGCATTGGGCATCACACTGACCAAACGCGGCAAACACAAGGGCGAAGACATCCCAATGTGCGGCGTTCCCGTCCACGCTGCTGATGACTACTTGCAAAAGCTGATCGCGCTGGGCCACCGTGTCTCCGTTTGCGAACAGACCGAAGATCCGGCGGAAGCAAAAAAGCGCGGCTCAAAATCCGTTGTCCGGCGCGATGTGGTGCGCCTCGTCACACCCGGTACGCTCACCGAAGAGCGGCTTTTGGATGCGGGCACCAACAACTATCTGATGGCGCTCACCCGGCTGAAAGGCGGATCTCTGGCGGGCGATGCGGTCTATGGATTGGCTTGGATCGACATGTCGACTGGCTCGTTTCAAGTGTCTGAGACAGACCACCAGCGTCTTGCAGCCGATCTCGCCCAGGTCAGCCCCAAAGAACTGATCCTGGCCGACAATCTCTTGCAGGAACAAGAGCTGCGCCAGCAAGCCGAACTTTCCGGCGGAGCACTCTCACCGGTACCGCGCGCTTTTTTTGACAGTTCGACGGCGGCAGACCGACTGGCCCATTATTTCGGCGTCAAAACCCTCGACGGGTTCGGAACCTTTAGCCGCGCGGAACTTTCTGCCGCGGCCGGAATCTTGTCCTACATCGAAAAAACTCAGCTCGGCGAACGCCCGCCGCTCGACCCGCCAGTGCGAGAGGCGGGTGCCGGCCGCATGCTCATCGATCCGGCCACCCGCGCCAATCTGGAACTTGCGCGCACGCTGTCCGGCGAAAAACAAGGCTCGCTGCTTTCGACCATCGACCGGACTGTGACCGGCGGCGGCTCGCGGCTGCTTGCCAGCCGGCTCGCCGGGCCGCTCGTCAATGTCGACGCCATCCAGCGACGACACGATGCAGTTGCGTTTTTCCTTGAAAACGAAATCATGCGCGAGGGCCTGCGCCAGACCCTAAAAGGCGCGCCGGATATGGCCCGCGCGCTGTCCCGTATTGCTTTGAACCGGGGTGGGCCGCGTGACATTCTGTCGATTGCACAAGGATTGGCGGCCGCGCGGGCGGTTCTCGACCAAACCGGCGCAACGCCCTCCGAAATCCCTGCGGAAATAGCTGCTGCCCGGGCGAGCCTGGATCAGGCCCCGCACGATCTCGGCGCTGAACTTGTGGCTGCGATCAAGGAAGAACCACCGCTTTTAAAACGTGACGGCAATTTTATCGCCACCGGCTACAACGCGGATCTCGATGAATTACGCGCGCTGCGCGATGAAAGCCGCAAGGTCATTGCTAAACTGCAGGCTGATTACTCCGAAGAACTCGGTCTCCGGTCGCTAAAGATCAAGCACAACAATGTGCTCGGCTGGTTCATCGAAGCCCCGACCGCACAAACCGAAAAGCTGACGGCAGATCCCTCCCGCTTCATTCACCGGCAGACCATGGCAGGCGCCATGCGCTTCACCACGACGGAATTGGCGGATCTGGAATCGAAGATCGCCAGCGCCGGCGAACGGTCGCTTGCCATCGAACTGGAGATCTTCGACCGCCTGTCACAGGCGATCATCGATGCCGGCGATGCCATCAAGTCCGCGGCTCAGGGCCTGAGCATCCTGGATGTTTCTGGCGCCTTGGCCAAACTCGCCCAGGACGAAAACTATTCCCGGCCACAGGTCGATGACAGCCGCGCTTTTGACATCAAGGGAGCCCGGCATCCTGTCGTTGAACTCGCGCTCAAAAAAGCGGGCGGGGAGAGTTTTGTCGCCAATGACGCCAATCTCGGGCCTGAGGCCGACGAAGATATCGGCCATATCTGGTTGATTACGGGTCCGAACATGGCCGGTAAATCGACTTTTCTGCGCCAGAACGCACTGATTGCTGTTCTCGCTCAGATGGGGTCGTTTGTTCCGGCGATTTCCGCACAGATTGGTGTTGTTGACCGGCTCTTCTCCCGTGTTGGTGCGGCCGACGATCTGGCGCGTGGGCGCTCGACCTTCATGGTGGAGATGGTCGAAACCGCCGCGATCCTCAATCAGGCCGGTGACCGCTCGCTGGTGATTTTGGACGAGATCGGCCGGGGCACGGCGACCTTCGACGGGCTCTCCATTGCCTGGGCGACCATCGAGCACCTGCATGAGGTCAACAAGTCCCGCGCCCTCTTTGCCACGCACTATCACGAATTGACCGCGCTTTCCGGCAAGCTGGAACGGCTGTCGAATGCCACGGTGTCTGTGAAAGAGTGGAACGGTGAAGTGATCTTCCTGCACGAGATCGTGCCGGGTGCCGCCGACCGGTCCTACGGCATTCAGGTCGCCAAGCTGGCCGGCCTTCCGGCAACGGTCGTCGAACGCTCCAAACAGGTGCTTTCCCAATTGGAAGAACAGGACCGCAACGCGCCGTCACAAAACCTGATCGACGAACTGCCGCTCTTTGCAACGCTCGCCCCGCCGCCCAGCGCGGCAGCAGCCAGCCAAGAGGCAGACCCGATCCACGAAGCCCTCGGCGGCTTCGACCCCGACGACATGACCCCGCGCGAAGCTCTGGAAGCCCTTTATAAGCTGAAGGGATTGCAGGTCAGCGAGGGGTAG